The following proteins come from a genomic window of Nicotiana tomentosiformis chromosome 12, ASM39032v3, whole genome shotgun sequence:
- the LOC104119044 gene encoding zeatin O-glucosyltransferase-like, with product MAPSCNHNQNHSQNGQFLPQEVVVVVVPFPAQGHLNQLLHLSRLISSYNIPVHYITTKIHSHQVNLRAHGFNPLSTNNIHFHEFSTPVFNSPSPNYNSNSSNKFPSHLTPSSQFSSNLRKPVAKILHSLSHKNRRIIIIHDSLMGSVVQDFLTIPNAEAYTFHSVSAFTLFLYVWESIGKPFAIDTDMIKELPSNEGCFSPEFDKFVKSEHAYSTFSSGKIYNTSKAIEDTFLDLLSKEQISKGKKQWALGPFNPAVIQGTHQQRHKSLIWLDKQVPKSVIFVSFGTTCSFSDEQIKEIAIGLERSQQKFIWVLRDADKENVFSKDFIKKIELPKGFEERVKEKGIIVRDWAPQLEILAHSSTGGFLSHCGWNSCVESISMGVPIVAWPMHSDQPRNTVLITKILKLGIVVKDWARRDDLVVSSTIEKAVTILMASEEGEEMRKRAQELSFGVNKAVGEGGVTRKEFDSFIAHITR from the coding sequence ATGGCCCCTAGTTGCAACCATAACCAAAACCATAGCCAAAATGGTCAGTTTTTGCCACAAgaagtagtagttgttgttgttccttTTCCAGCACAAGGTCACTTGAATCAACTTCTTCATCTCTCTCGTCTCATTTCATCTTATAATATACCAGTCCATTATATTACCACTAAAATTCATAGCCATCAAGTAAATTTAAGAGCTCATGGTTTTAACCCTTTATCAACAAACAATATtcatttccatgaattttcaaCCCCAGTTTTTAACTCTCCCTCTCCTAATTATAACTCCAACTCCTCAAACAAATTCCCTTCACATCTTACACCTTCTTCCCAATTTTCCTCTAATCTTCGCAAACCTGTTGCCAAGATATTACACTCTTTGTCACATAAAAACCGAAGaattattattattcatgattcatTAATGGGGTCTGTGGTTCAAGATTTTCTCACCATTCCAAATGCAGAAGCTTACACTTTCCACAGTGTTTCAGCCTTCACTTTGTTTTTGTACGTATGGGAAAGTATAGGAAAGCCTTTTGCTATTGATACGGATATGATAAAAGAACTCCCTTCAAATGAAGGTTGTTTTAGTCCTGAGTTTGACAAGTTTGTGAAATCGGAACATGCGTATAGTACGTTTAGTTCTGGTAAGATTTATAACACGTCAAAAGCTATAGAGGATACTTTTCTTGATTTGCTTTCTAAGGAACAAATTAGTAAAGGCAAAAAGCAGTGGGCTCTTGGCCCATTTAATCCAGCTGTTATCCAAGGGACCCACCAACAACGACACAAGTCATTGATTTGGTTAGACAAACAAGTACCAAAGTCAGTGATTTTTGTGTCATTTGGAACCACATGTTCATTTTCTGATGAACAGATCAAGGAAATAGCAATTGGCTTAGAGAGAAGTCAGCAAAAGTTCATTTGGGTATTGAGAGATGCAGACAAAGAGAATGTTTTCTCTaaagattttattaaaaaaattgaaCTGCCGAAAGGGTTTGAAGAGAGAGTGAAAGAAAAAGGAATAATTGTAAGAGATTGGGCACCACAGTTAGAAATATTAGCACATTCGTCTACTGGAGGTTTTTTAAGTCATTGTGGATGGAATTCGTGCGTAGAAAGTATTTCTATGGGAGTTCCAATAGTAGCGTGGCCGATGCATTCGGATCAACCGAGGAACACAGTGTTGATAACGAAAATACTAAAACTTGGGATTGTTGTAAAGGATTGGGCTCGAAGAGATGATTTGGTTGTGTCCAGTACGATTGAAAAGGCAGTGACAATTTTGATGGCAtccgaagaaggagaggagatGAGGAAGAGAGCACAAGAGTTGAGTTTTGGTGTCAACAAGGCTGTGGGTGAAGGAGGTGTCACTCGCAAAGAGTTTGATTCTTTCATCGCTCATATTACCAGATGA